The following coding sequences lie in one Saimiri boliviensis isolate mSaiBol1 chromosome 6, mSaiBol1.pri, whole genome shotgun sequence genomic window:
- the KBTBD3 gene encoding kelch repeat and BTB domain-containing protein 3 isoform X1, which yields MELAMDNSYAFNQRSTCNGIPSEKKNNFLISEDHGQKILSVLQNFREQNVFYDFKIIMKDEIIPCHRCVLAACSDFFRAMFEVNMKERDDGSVTITNLSSKAVKAFLDYAYTGKTKITDDNVEMFFQLSSFLQVSFLSKACSDFLIKSINLVNCLQLLSISDSYGSTSLFDHALHFVQHHFSLLFKSSDFLEMNFGVLQKCLESDELNVPEEEMVLKVVLSWTKHNLESRQKYLPHLIKKVRLHQLSEETLQDCLFNEESLLKSTNCFDIIMDAIKCVQGSGGLFPDARPSTTEKYIFIHKTEENGENQYTFCYNIKTDSWKILPQSHLIDLPGSSLSSYGEKIFLTGGCKGKCCRTVRLHIGESYHDATDQTWCYCPVKNDFFLVSTMKTPRTMHTSVMALDRLYVIGGKTKGSRDIKSLLDVESYNPLSKEWTSVSPLPRGIYYPEASACQNVIYVLGSEVEITDAFNPSLDCFFKYNATTDQWSELVAEFGQFFHATLIKAVPVNCTLYICDLSTYKVYSFCPDTCVWKGEGSFECAGFNAGAIGIEDKIYILGGDYAPDEITDEVQVYHSNRSEWEEVSPMPRALTEFYCQVIQFNKYRDPWFPNLCA from the exons ATGGAATTGGCTATGGATAATTCATATGCTTTCAATCAACGAAGCACCTGTAATGGAATTCCATctgagaagaaaaacaacttCCTTATATCAGAAGATCATGGACAAAAAATCTTAAGTGTACTACAGAATTTTAGAGAACAAAATGTCTTTtatgatttcaaaataattatgaaagaTGAAATAATCCCATGTCATCGTTGTGTGTTAGCAGCATGCAGTGACTTTTTCAG GGCTATGTTTGAAGTAAACATGAAAGAAAGAGATGATGGAAGTGTTACCATTACTAATTTGTCCTCCAAAGCAGTAAAAGCATTTCTCGATTATGCCtatacaggaaaaacaaaaataacagatgatAACGTGGAAATGTTCTTCCAGTTGTCATCATTTCTTCAAGTTTCCTTCCTATCCAAAGCTTGcagtgactttttaataaaaagtattaatCTTGTCAATTGTTTACAGTTATTATCTATATCAGATAGCTATGGCTCCACCAGTTTGTTTGATCATGCATTACACTTTGTACAACATCACTTTTCTTTACTATTTAAATCCAGTGATTTCTTAGAGATGAATTTTGGAGTACTACAAAAATGTCTGGAATCAGATGAATTAAATGTTCCTGAAGAAGAAATGGTACTGAAAGTTGTCCTTAGTTGGACTAAACATAACTTAGAATCAAGGCAAAAGTATCTGCCTCATTTGATTAAAAAAGTAAGATTACATCAGTTATCTGAGGAGACACTTCAGGACTGTCTGTTCAACGAAGAGAGTTTACTCAAAAGCACAAACTGTTTTGACATAATCATGGATGCAATTAAGTGTGTGCAAGGTTCTGGTGGACTCTTCCCTGATGCTCGACCATCCACAactgaaaaatacatattcatcCACAAAACTGAGGAAAACGGAGAAAATCAATATACATTTTGCTACAATATTAAAACTGATTCATGGAAAATACTGCCGCAATCACACCTGATTGATTTGCCAGGATCTAGTCTTTCTAGTTACGGAGAGAAAATATTCTTGACAGGTGGTTGCAAAGGGAAATGTTGTAGAACGGTTCGACTACATATTGGTGAGTCATATCATGATGCCACTGATCAAACCTGGTGCTACTGTCcagttaaaaatgatttcttcttGGTATCAACTATGAAAACACCAAGAACCATGCATACATCAGTTATGGCTCTCGATAGATTATATGTTATAGGTGGAAAAACTAAAGGATCCCGGGACATTAAAAGTCTCTTAGATGTTGAATCTTACAATCCTCTTTCCAAAGAATGGACATCTGTTAGCCCATTACCCAGAGGCATATACTATCCAGAAGCAAGTGCATGCCAAAATGTAATTTATGTTCTTGGATCAGAAGTAGAGATTACAGATGCTTTTAACCCATCGCttgattgcttttttaaataCAATGCTACAACTGATCAGTGGTCTGAACTAGTAGCAGAGTTTGGGCAATTTTTTCATGCAACATTAATTAAAGCTGTCCCAGTAAACTGTACACTGTATATATGTGACCTTTCCACCTATAAGGTTTATAGTTTTTGTCCAGACACTTGTGTTTGGAAAGGTGAAGGATCTTTTGAGTGTGCAGGCTTTAATGCGGGTGCAATTGGAATTgaagataaaatttatatattaggtGGTGATTATGCACCAGATGAAATCACAGATGAAGTGCAGGTCTACCACAGCAACAGGTCTGAGTGGGAAGAAGTTTCACCAATGCCGAGAGCCTTAACAGAATTTTACTGCCAGGTGATTCAGTTTAATAAATACAGAGACCCATGGTTTCCCAATCTATGTGCTTGA
- the KBTBD3 gene encoding kelch repeat and BTB domain-containing protein 3 isoform X2 produces MFEVNMKERDDGSVTITNLSSKAVKAFLDYAYTGKTKITDDNVEMFFQLSSFLQVSFLSKACSDFLIKSINLVNCLQLLSISDSYGSTSLFDHALHFVQHHFSLLFKSSDFLEMNFGVLQKCLESDELNVPEEEMVLKVVLSWTKHNLESRQKYLPHLIKKVRLHQLSEETLQDCLFNEESLLKSTNCFDIIMDAIKCVQGSGGLFPDARPSTTEKYIFIHKTEENGENQYTFCYNIKTDSWKILPQSHLIDLPGSSLSSYGEKIFLTGGCKGKCCRTVRLHIGESYHDATDQTWCYCPVKNDFFLVSTMKTPRTMHTSVMALDRLYVIGGKTKGSRDIKSLLDVESYNPLSKEWTSVSPLPRGIYYPEASACQNVIYVLGSEVEITDAFNPSLDCFFKYNATTDQWSELVAEFGQFFHATLIKAVPVNCTLYICDLSTYKVYSFCPDTCVWKGEGSFECAGFNAGAIGIEDKIYILGGDYAPDEITDEVQVYHSNRSEWEEVSPMPRALTEFYCQVIQFNKYRDPWFPNLCA; encoded by the coding sequence ATGTTTGAAGTAAACATGAAAGAAAGAGATGATGGAAGTGTTACCATTACTAATTTGTCCTCCAAAGCAGTAAAAGCATTTCTCGATTATGCCtatacaggaaaaacaaaaataacagatgatAACGTGGAAATGTTCTTCCAGTTGTCATCATTTCTTCAAGTTTCCTTCCTATCCAAAGCTTGcagtgactttttaataaaaagtattaatCTTGTCAATTGTTTACAGTTATTATCTATATCAGATAGCTATGGCTCCACCAGTTTGTTTGATCATGCATTACACTTTGTACAACATCACTTTTCTTTACTATTTAAATCCAGTGATTTCTTAGAGATGAATTTTGGAGTACTACAAAAATGTCTGGAATCAGATGAATTAAATGTTCCTGAAGAAGAAATGGTACTGAAAGTTGTCCTTAGTTGGACTAAACATAACTTAGAATCAAGGCAAAAGTATCTGCCTCATTTGATTAAAAAAGTAAGATTACATCAGTTATCTGAGGAGACACTTCAGGACTGTCTGTTCAACGAAGAGAGTTTACTCAAAAGCACAAACTGTTTTGACATAATCATGGATGCAATTAAGTGTGTGCAAGGTTCTGGTGGACTCTTCCCTGATGCTCGACCATCCACAactgaaaaatacatattcatcCACAAAACTGAGGAAAACGGAGAAAATCAATATACATTTTGCTACAATATTAAAACTGATTCATGGAAAATACTGCCGCAATCACACCTGATTGATTTGCCAGGATCTAGTCTTTCTAGTTACGGAGAGAAAATATTCTTGACAGGTGGTTGCAAAGGGAAATGTTGTAGAACGGTTCGACTACATATTGGTGAGTCATATCATGATGCCACTGATCAAACCTGGTGCTACTGTCcagttaaaaatgatttcttcttGGTATCAACTATGAAAACACCAAGAACCATGCATACATCAGTTATGGCTCTCGATAGATTATATGTTATAGGTGGAAAAACTAAAGGATCCCGGGACATTAAAAGTCTCTTAGATGTTGAATCTTACAATCCTCTTTCCAAAGAATGGACATCTGTTAGCCCATTACCCAGAGGCATATACTATCCAGAAGCAAGTGCATGCCAAAATGTAATTTATGTTCTTGGATCAGAAGTAGAGATTACAGATGCTTTTAACCCATCGCttgattgcttttttaaataCAATGCTACAACTGATCAGTGGTCTGAACTAGTAGCAGAGTTTGGGCAATTTTTTCATGCAACATTAATTAAAGCTGTCCCAGTAAACTGTACACTGTATATATGTGACCTTTCCACCTATAAGGTTTATAGTTTTTGTCCAGACACTTGTGTTTGGAAAGGTGAAGGATCTTTTGAGTGTGCAGGCTTTAATGCGGGTGCAATTGGAATTgaagataaaatttatatattaggtGGTGATTATGCACCAGATGAAATCACAGATGAAGTGCAGGTCTACCACAGCAACAGGTCTGAGTGGGAAGAAGTTTCACCAATGCCGAGAGCCTTAACAGAATTTTACTGCCAGGTGATTCAGTTTAATAAATACAGAGACCCATGGTTTCCCAATCTATGTGCTTGA